CTCTAGATACAAGGCAAAAATTAGTTTCCAAATTATACAGTTTGTAGCCTTTCTTAGCAAAAGGGTACCCCAAGAAGACACAAGGCAAAGCTCTAGGCTGAAACTTATCCTTATGTATTTTAGGAACAATAGAGTAGCAAAGACAGCCAAATGCCCTAAGGTGAGAATAACTGGGAGGTTTACCATATAAGAAGTTCATAAGGGCTTTTGTGATTTAGTAAGGGAGAGGGAAACCTGTTGATCAAATAAGTGGCAATCAAGACACAATCTCCCCAAAATTTAATGGGTAAGTGGGATTGAAAAAGTAGGGTCCTGGAAGTTTCAAGCAAATGCCTATGTTTTCTTTCCACCACTCCCTTTTGTTGTGGAGTGTGTGGACAAGAAGTTTGATGCACAATGCCTTTAGCAAAAAATAATTGAGATCCAGATAAACTAGACCCTAACTCCAATGCATTATCACTCTTGATAATTTGCACCTTATAATGAAAGTGGGTTTCTACCATGGCAATGAAAGCCTTTAAAAGGTCAAAAGCATTGCTCTTGGCACCCAGTAAGTGAGTCCAAGTAGCTCTAGTATAGTCATCAATAACGGTCAAGAAATATTTTGATCCATCATAAGTGGGGGCATGGTAAGGACCCCAGGTATCAATGTGGATTAATTAAAATGGTACAACAATTTGTATTGAACTATCAGAAAATGGTAATCTGGTTTGTTTAGCCAGTGGATAAACATggcaagtaaaatattatttggaagacAATTTAGCATTACAATCAGAAATATATTTTATCTTAGAAAATGACAAATGACCAAGTctataatgccaaaaaatatcCTCTTTATTGACTTTTTTCAGTAGTGCATGATCAGTATGCACATGTGTATTAGAAAACATATTTGTATCAACATTAGAAATATTGGAACATTCAATAAGAGAAACATTACAAGGAATAATACTGGAAGTAGAAGAATCACAAGAGAAGGATGTTGTAGGAAGTTGAAAGAGCTTGTAAAGTCCATTTTCTGGCCTACCAAGTACCACTGGCTTCTTCAGTTAAGGGCCCTGAAAAGTGCAACTAGTATTAGTAAACTAAACAAGATGACCAGGTCTAGCAACTAATTTGTAAACAGAAATTAGATTATAATGGAATGAAGGAACATATAGGACATTGTGGAGTATTAAATCAGGGGACAAAGTCAAAGAGCCAATATTAGTGATCTTAATTTTATACCCGTTTGGAAGTGAGACAAGATAAGGAATAGGAAGAGTTTGAATATTGAAAAGAAGAGATTTGTCAGAAGTCATATGATCAGAAGCTTCAGAATCTATAATCCATAATATGTTCTCTATTTTAATAAGCAAACAGGTTCTGAACAGACCACTTTCAGGCATTAACTCACCAGCAAAGTTGGCTGAAGCCAAGAGATTTGGAGTGGAGCTTGAACTAGACAAGTGTGACTGCTGTAGCAACATCATCAATTGGGAATACTGCTCTTTAGTAAAACCAGGCACTATAGACAGTTGTTCAGACTGAGATTGGGGCTGGTCATCAGAACCCCCAAAAGAACCAAGAAAACCAGATTTGTCCACTTCAGTATTGGCAGCCATTTTCCTTGGACCAGTAGTTTTGGAGAATTTGAAGTTTGGAGGAAAATCATGTAATTTGTAGCACTTTTCAATAGTATGGCCTGGCTTTATTAGAAGTATCAAAGCTGACTTTTGAATGAAAATTCCAACATTAAATGAGGCAGAACTTGAGGAAAAGTGAGAGGCAGAAGAAACTTGTCTATACTTTTCATCACTCAGCAATATGTTGTATACAATGTTCATGGAAGGAAGAGGCTTTAACATAATGATGTTGCTCCTAACTTGAAGGTAGGTCTCATTAAGTCCCATCAAGAATTGATACACCTTTTCCTCCTCTTCAGCTTTTTTATTTCCTCCACAAGTACAAACACTCAGATGATTGACGGAGATAGAGGCTATTTCATCCCATAGTTGtttgattttattaaaataaGAGGCAATATCTAAGGACCCCTAGAAAATATGTGCTAGATCTTTCTTTAATTCAAAAATCCTAGCACCGCCAGCTTTCCCATATCTCTCTTCTAGTTCATTCCAGATATCTTTGGCAAGTTCTGAGTATTCAACACTACGAGAGATTTTCTTAGTGAGAGAATTGGTAAGCCAGGATACCACCAAGTCATTACAACGTTGCCACTGTCTGGCAAGAGGAGAACCAAC
The sequence above is drawn from the Nicotiana tabacum cultivar K326 chromosome 13, ASM71507v2, whole genome shotgun sequence genome and encodes:
- the LOC142168238 gene encoding uncharacterized protein LOC142168238, encoding MMIGTVTSVAKKSVFESSSVPINSSARHTAFHPDDFTHPCHPLYVHPSDILGASLVYSFRWYLQWQRCNDLVVSWLTNSLTKKISRSVEYSELAKDIWNELEERYGKAGASISVNHLSVCTCGGNKKAEEEEKVYQFLMGLNETYLQVRSNIIMLKPLPSMNIVYNILLSDEKYRQVSSASHFSSSSASFNVGIFIQKSALILLIKPGHTIEKCYKLHDFPPNFKFSKTTGPRKMAANTEVDKSGFLGSFGGSDDQPQSQSEQLSIVPGFTKEQYSQLMMLLQQSHLSSSSSTPNLLASANFAGELMPESGLFRTCLLIKIENILWIIDSEASDHMTSDKSLLFNIQTLPIPYLVSLPNGYKIKITNIGSLTLSPDLILHNVLYVPSFHYNLISVYKLVARPGHLV